The Curtobacterium sp. MCSS17_015 genomic sequence GCTCAACCTGTACCCGTACAACAACGGCCACCTGCTCGTCTGCCCGTACCGGCACGTCCCGCTGTACGACCAGGCCACGCCGGAGGAACTGCAGGAGATCGGCGAGCTGACCCAGACGGCGATGCGCGTCCTCCGACAGGTCTCCCACTGCGACGGCTTCAACATCGGGATGAACCAGGGCGAGGTCGCCGGTGCCGGGGTCGCCGCCCACCTGCACCAGCACATCGTGCCGCGGTGGCAGTCGGACGCGAACTTCTTCCCGATCATCGCCCGTACGAAGTCGCTTTCACAGCTGCTCGGCGAGACCCGACGACTCGTCGCCGAGGGGTGGCCGGAGCACTAGACTGTCGGCATCATGAGCGACAGCACCCCCAGCACCGTCAACGCCACTTCGACCACCGGGTCCTCGCGCGTCAAGCGCGGTCTCGCGGAGATGCTCAAGGGCGGCGTCATCATGGACGTGATCGACGCCGAGCAGGCCCGCATCGCCGAGGAAGCCGGCGCCACGGCCGTCATGGCCCTCGAGCGCGTCCCGGCCGACATCCGCGCGCAGGGCGGTGTCGCCCGCATGTCCGACCCGTCGATGATCGAGGAGATCATCGCCGCCGTATCGATCCCCGTCATGGCGAAGGCCCGCATCGGCCACTTCGTCGAAGCGCAGGTGCTGCAGGAGCTCGGCGTCGACTACATCGACGAGTCCGAGGTCCTCTCGCCCGCCGACTACGTGAACCACATCGACAAGTGGGGCTTCACGACGCCCTTCGTCTGCGGTGCCACCAACCTCGGCGAAGCCCTCCGTCGCATCACCGAGGGCGCGGCCATGATCCGCTCCAAGGGCGAGGCCGGCACGGGCGACGTGTCCGAGGCGACCAAGCACATCCGCACGATCTCGAAGGAGATCGCGGCGCTCCGGAACCTCAAGGACGACGAGCTCTACGTCGCCGCCAAGGAACTGCAGGCACCGTACGACGTCGTGAAGGAGGTCGCACGGACCGGCACGCTGCCGGTCGTGCTCTTCACCGCCGGTGGCGTCGCCACCCCGGCCGACGCCGCGATGATGATGCAGCTCGGGGCGGACGGCGTGTTCGTCGGCTCCGGCATCTTCAAGTCCGGAGACCCGGCCAAGCGTGCCGCGGCGATCGTCAAGGCCGTGACCTTCCACGACGACCCCAAGGTCATCGCCGAGGTCTCGCGCGGGCTGGGCGAGGCGATGGTCGGCATCAACGTCGCCGACGTCCCCGCGCCGCACCGTCTCGCCGAGCGTGGCTGGTAAGGCCGCGCCCCGGATCGGCGTCCTCGCACTGCAGGGGGACTTCCGCGAGCACATCGCCTCGCTGACGGAGCTCGGTGCCGACGTGGTGCCGCTCCGCCGTGCAGAGGAACTCGGCGCGCTCGACGGCGTCGTGATCCCCGGCGGGGAGTCGAGCGTCATGGACAAGCTGTCCCGGACGTTCGGCATCGCGGAACCACTCGCCGACGCCATCCGCGGCGGACTGCCGGCCTACGGCACGTGCGCGGGCATGATCATGCTGAGCGCCCGGATCACCGGCGGCATCGCCGGACAGCACACGCTCGGCGTCCTCGACACCACGGTCCGGCGCAACGCGTTCGGCAACCAGAACGACTCGTTCGAGACCGACATCCCGATGCCCGAACTCGGCGAGGACCCCGTCCACGCGGTCTTCATCCGTGCGCCCGTGGTCGAGCAACACGGCGCCGACGTGCGGGTGCTCGGTGCGCTGGCGGACGGTCAGGTCGTCGCGGTCCAGCAGGGCAACGTCCTCGCGAGCGCCTTCCACCCGGAGGTCGCGGGGGAGGACCGCTTCCACCGGCGCTTC encodes the following:
- a CDS encoding HIT domain-containing protein, with amino-acid sequence MSGPLDDEGDPLVIRDAATQAAVPDAFQRLWNPHRMAYIDAGRAGEGRGHRDDCPFCEAPHKSDEDALIVARGEHAYVLLNLYPYNNGHLLVCPYRHVPLYDQATPEELQEIGELTQTAMRVLRQVSHCDGFNIGMNQGEVAGAGVAAHLHQHIVPRWQSDANFFPIIARTKSLSQLLGETRRLVAEGWPEH
- the pdxS gene encoding pyridoxal 5'-phosphate synthase lyase subunit PdxS produces the protein MSDSTPSTVNATSTTGSSRVKRGLAEMLKGGVIMDVIDAEQARIAEEAGATAVMALERVPADIRAQGGVARMSDPSMIEEIIAAVSIPVMAKARIGHFVEAQVLQELGVDYIDESEVLSPADYVNHIDKWGFTTPFVCGATNLGEALRRITEGAAMIRSKGEAGTGDVSEATKHIRTISKEIAALRNLKDDELYVAAKELQAPYDVVKEVARTGTLPVVLFTAGGVATPADAAMMMQLGADGVFVGSGIFKSGDPAKRAAAIVKAVTFHDDPKVIAEVSRGLGEAMVGINVADVPAPHRLAERGW
- the pdxT gene encoding pyridoxal 5'-phosphate synthase glutaminase subunit PdxT translates to MAGKAAPRIGVLALQGDFREHIASLTELGADVVPLRRAEELGALDGVVIPGGESSVMDKLSRTFGIAEPLADAIRGGLPAYGTCAGMIMLSARITGGIAGQHTLGVLDTTVRRNAFGNQNDSFETDIPMPELGEDPVHAVFIRAPVVEQHGADVRVLGALADGQVVAVQQGNVLASAFHPEVAGEDRFHRRFLDMVRSA